One segment of Carya illinoinensis cultivar Pawnee chromosome 13, C.illinoinensisPawnee_v1, whole genome shotgun sequence DNA contains the following:
- the LOC122291446 gene encoding inactive protein RESTRICTED TEV MOVEMENT 2-like → MDTKLRIVDRVYQDFEPQMEWVNEEDCDTLILLLPGFRKEQLRVQVTSNHTLRISGERPLADQKYRRFEKEILVPSNVETTEITAEFEKDKLYVRQPKVISQHKPKSEVPQDRKDAQEQVAPEVASKASNVDKRSYEKTTVQENVLDHANKDPHKAPKKEESSSRDGKSCMQVADATGKLLGGPEGNKLVVGGLTWDLKKAKALMNLFVVALLVLAVVLSIIIAMKLSGQSKSTHSAV, encoded by the exons ATGGATACCAAGCTACGAATAGTTGATCGCGTTTATCAGGATTTTGAACCTCAAATGGAGTGGGTTAATGAGGAGGACTGCGACACTTTAATCCTTCTTCTGCCAG GTTTTCGAAAGGAGCAATTAAGGGTTCAGGTCACCTCAAACCATACTCTTAGGATTAGCGGCGAACGTCCGCTTGCAGACCAGAAATATCGGCGTTTCGAGAAGGAAATCTTGGTCCCATCGAATGTAGAGACAACTGAAATTACTGCAGAGTTTGAAAAAGACAAACTTTACGTCAGACAACCGAAAGTGATCTCTCAACACAAGCCCAAAAGTGAAGTACCCCAAGATCGGAAGGATGCTCAAGAACAGGTTGCTCCAGAAGTGGCTTCAAAGGCCAGTAATGTGGATAAACGATCATATGAGAAAACTACTGTGCAAGAAAATGTCTTAGACCATGCTAACAAAGATCCTCATAAGGCACCAAAGAAAGAGGAGTCGAGCAGTAGAGATGGAAAGAGTTGCATGCAGGTTGCAGATGCTACAGGTAAATTACTTGGAGGGCCAGAAGGTAATAAGCTAGTGGTTGGGGGCTTAACCTGGGATTTGAAGAAGGCAAAGGCATTGATGAACCTATTTGTAGTTGCATTATTGGTTCTGGCAGTTGTGCTATCTATTATAATTGCAATGAAGCTTAGTGGACAATCTAAAAGTACACATTCCGCAGTGTAG